The following proteins come from a genomic window of Lolium rigidum isolate FL_2022 chromosome 5, APGP_CSIRO_Lrig_0.1, whole genome shotgun sequence:
- the LOC124657249 gene encoding F-box protein At3g07870-like produces MVSEENQPKKQRNEECFINCLPGDLIEQIFLRLPVSTLLRCIDVCKQWHKIIRDPQFVASQLQHAPHCVLVFFPQESVSGEPYPADAIVIDGAWSHSKYAAPVIGPDDFLCGSCNGLLCLYTKTSMIKIANLATGEHLHLEKPVKNSRGDHFLFYSFGCHPSTKEYKIIHFVADHVEGRYRPHDDNKFSVIQVYTLGDEKWRDIRTPEALSLNCVKNSGAINVDGIMYWLTEDMVASWQHAVMTFDLNEESFARIELPAVAPEDCASGGPRRYWIREIDGKISIATAQTYPSQPRRLVGDLQIWTLDNKAEQRWSQKYNIQYPPDYIPGPNLGHGDKIILPSFGCSLYSYELLGENFRTKLGKMTKLLDFSPHKPGNMKSYIFVKSLVRLDVYKNASIVRRPKQRQGWELKKWETWEQELSKNEKSWSVVHKNEHDGNASARRNSIAINGLLPHIVDDEVRKEIGIKINQIFPNFPDQPRSLRRLNCVAQRQDMENLLARMKNWNSITKATRQVMDTIISMMRSALEDQVAHR; encoded by the exons ATGGTTTCTGAGGAAAACCAACCAAAGAAACAAAGAAATGAGGAATGCTTTATAAACTGTCTCCCAGGGGACCTAATTGAGCAGATATTCTTGAGGCTTCCTGTGAGCACTTTGCTGAGGTGCATTGATGTCTGTAAGCAGTGGCACAAAATCATCCGAGATCCCCAGTTCGTCGCCTCTCAACTCCAGCATGCGCCCCATTGTGTGTTAGTATTCTTTCCGCAAGAGTCGGTTTCAGGAGAGCCCTACCCCGCTGATGCTATCGTGATTGATGGAGCCTGGTCACACTCCAAATATGCAGCGCCAGTGATTGGCCCTGATGATTTCCTTTGTGGTTCATGCAATGGTCTTCTTTGTTTATACACAAAGACATCGATGATCAAGATAGCTAACCTTGCAACCGGTGAACACCTGCATCTTGAGAAACCTGTAAAGAATTCGAGGGGTGATCACTTCTTGTTCTATAGCTTTGGATGTCACCCATCGACAAAAGAATACAAGATTATACACTTCGTTGCTGATCATGTCGAGGGTCGCTATCGCCCCCATGATGACAACAAATTCAGCGTCATTCAAGTTTACACGCTTGGTGATGAGAAATGGAGAGATATCAGAACCCCAGAAGCCCTAAGCTTGAACTGTGTGAAGAACTCTGGTGCAATCAATGTTGATGGAATAATGTATTGGCTAACCGAAGACATGGTAGCTAGCTGGCAGCATGCAGTTATGACCTTTGATCTCAATGAAGAAAGTTTTGCACGGATAGAACTGCCAGCAGTTGCACCTGAAGATTGTGCAAGTGGGGGTCCTCGTCGGTATTGGATCAGAGAAATAGATGGGAAGATAAGCATAGCAACTGCTCAAACTTATCCTTCTCAGCCCAGAAGGCTTGTTGGTGACCTGCAGATCTGGACACTTGACAATAAGGCGGAGCAAAGGTGGAGCCAGAAGTACAATATTCAGTACCCACCAGATTACATTCCTGGTCCAAATTTGGGTCATGGGGACAAGATCATATTGCCTAGTTTTGGCTGTAGCCTATATTCCTACGAGTTGCTTGGGGAGAACTTCCGTACTAAATTGGGTAAGATGACAAAGCTGTTAGATTTCAGCCCCCACAAGCCTGGCAACATGAAATCCTACATCTTTGTGAAGTCACTCGTACGGTTAGATGTGTACAAGAATGCAAGCATTGTGCGAAGGCCAAAACAGCGGCAAGGCTGGGAATTGAAGAAGTGGGAGACATGGGAGCAGGAGCTCTCTAAGAATGAAAAATCATGGAGCGTCGTTCATAAGAATGAGCATGATGGAAAT GCATCTGCACGACGGAATAGCATAGCAATCAATGGTCTACTGCCGCATATAGTGGATGATGAGGTTCGGAAGGAAATTGGCATCAAAATCAATCAAATATTTCCAAACTTTCCAGATCAG CCAAGGTCCCTTCGGCGGCTTAATTGTGTGGCACAGAGGCAGGATATGGAAAATCTACTTGCTCGCATGAAGAATTGGAATAGTATTACTAAG GCTACAAGGCAGGTTATGGATACTATCATTAGTATGATGCGCAGTGCTCTTGAAGATCAG GTAGCCCACAGATGA